The following proteins are encoded in a genomic region of Actinomadura sp. NAK00032:
- a CDS encoding TetR/AcrR family transcriptional regulator, which produces MTTDDELLRSLLTEGPRSEPQTDRILDAALRSFEAYGPRRTTMDDVARESGLGRATIYRRFPTKGDLVTGVLLREARRFFAELDEAVAALPTLEERLVEGFAVTLRISREQRLITRLMVVEPELILPHSTVKAGPLLAAARGYLAGRLRTAQRLGAAPAGVDPELVAEILVRLTHSLVLTPDGHIPLDDEGARAFARHYLLPIVQTSPDRGGDA; this is translated from the coding sequence ATGACCACCGACGACGAACTCCTGCGCAGCCTGCTCACCGAGGGCCCGCGGAGCGAGCCCCAGACCGACCGGATCCTCGACGCCGCCCTGCGCTCCTTCGAGGCCTACGGCCCGCGCCGCACCACGATGGACGACGTCGCCCGCGAGTCCGGGCTCGGCCGCGCCACCATCTACCGGCGCTTCCCCACCAAGGGCGACCTCGTCACCGGCGTGCTGCTGCGGGAGGCGCGGCGCTTCTTCGCCGAGCTGGACGAGGCGGTCGCCGCGCTGCCCACCCTGGAGGAGCGCCTCGTCGAGGGGTTCGCCGTCACGCTGCGGATCAGCCGCGAGCAGCGGCTGATCACCCGTCTGATGGTCGTCGAGCCCGAGCTGATCCTGCCGCACTCCACGGTCAAGGCGGGCCCGCTGCTCGCCGCCGCCCGCGGCTACCTCGCCGGGCGGCTGCGCACCGCGCAGCGCCTCGGCGCCGCCCCCGCCGGCGTCGACCCCGAGCTCGTCGCCGAGATCCTCGTCCGCCTCACCCACTCCCTGGTCCTCACCCCGGATGGGCACATCCCGCTCGACGACGAGGGCGCCCGCGCCTTCGCCCGCCACTACCTGCTGCCCATCGTCCAGACCTCCCCGGACCGCGGCGGCGACGCCTAG
- a CDS encoding sensor histidine kinase, producing the protein MVVVISAPRRRRSPPWFGAETRRALVAGPAVAGLALPAGWPYWRDHPAAAAITLAGCAAIAMAGVLLATGARTRRTGLLFAAASVCWAVNWAASWDASIGPILSPYAQATFYLALAVGVLLYPSGRLEYLPDRIWTAAACAVLWGCPTALWTTSKPEWAAFRGDSVWWPAPFPDLEVFRAVLRVSATLYVLLAVSLAVVLLLRLPRMGRMRRLLALPVTVAIGFVGISAALTQRPIMEDSIPLDDLLRVYAVQGAVVVLVPLTLLASALRVRIAELTVAGRMLRLTAPVSVERVRDALRDVLHDPTLELWFWAPAERTYVDTAGRPVDPGPQEDGPAEGGLDRGGGDAGRWRRRVEDAAGEPLAVVELGAVLRDHGSLVEAALAAGGRALETARLQASVHAGLEQVRAAYRRLVRAETAERERLARDLHDGAQQRLLALGAMLGTLEAVTGDPVVKEHARTCREQLVAALAELRELAREVRPALLVQDGIGPALEVVAERVGVRVELDVTTRRFSREVESTLYSVLCETLSYAVDRAHATRVHVRVDHADGRVAAELVCDGGGPGDPAADLAGLSGRIGALRGAVEVGGGPGEGTTVRMDVPCE; encoded by the coding sequence ATGGTCGTGGTCATTTCCGCACCGCGGCGGCGCAGATCGCCCCCGTGGTTCGGCGCGGAGACGAGGCGCGCCCTCGTCGCCGGGCCGGCGGTGGCGGGGCTCGCGCTGCCGGCCGGATGGCCGTACTGGCGGGACCATCCGGCCGCCGCCGCGATCACGCTGGCCGGCTGCGCCGCGATCGCCATGGCGGGGGTGCTGCTCGCGACCGGGGCGCGGACCCGCCGCACCGGGCTGCTGTTCGCGGCCGCGTCCGTCTGCTGGGCGGTCAACTGGGCGGCGAGCTGGGACGCCTCCATCGGCCCGATCCTGTCGCCGTACGCGCAGGCCACCTTCTACCTCGCGCTCGCCGTGGGCGTCCTGCTGTACCCCTCCGGGCGGCTGGAGTACCTGCCCGACCGGATCTGGACGGCCGCGGCGTGCGCGGTCCTGTGGGGCTGCCCGACCGCGCTGTGGACGACCTCGAAGCCGGAGTGGGCGGCGTTCCGCGGCGACTCGGTGTGGTGGCCCGCGCCGTTCCCGGACCTGGAGGTCTTCCGGGCCGTCCTGCGGGTCTCCGCGACCCTGTACGTCCTGCTGGCGGTGTCGCTCGCCGTCGTGCTGCTGCTGCGGCTGCCGCGGATGGGCCGGATGCGGCGGCTGCTCGCCCTCCCCGTCACCGTCGCCATCGGCTTCGTGGGCATCTCCGCCGCGCTGACGCAGCGGCCGATCATGGAGGACTCGATCCCGCTGGACGACCTGCTGCGGGTCTACGCCGTGCAGGGCGCGGTCGTCGTGCTGGTGCCGCTCACCCTGCTGGCGTCCGCGCTGCGGGTCCGCATCGCCGAGCTGACCGTCGCCGGCCGGATGCTCCGGCTGACCGCGCCGGTGTCGGTGGAGCGGGTCCGGGACGCGCTGCGCGACGTCCTGCACGACCCGACGCTGGAGCTGTGGTTCTGGGCGCCGGCGGAGCGGACCTACGTCGACACCGCCGGGCGCCCCGTCGACCCCGGCCCGCAGGAGGACGGCCCGGCGGAGGGCGGCCTCGACCGGGGCGGCGGGGACGCGGGGCGGTGGCGGCGCCGGGTCGAGGACGCGGCGGGCGAGCCGCTCGCGGTCGTGGAGCTCGGCGCGGTGCTGCGCGACCACGGCTCCCTGGTCGAGGCCGCGCTCGCCGCGGGCGGCCGGGCGCTGGAGACCGCGCGGCTGCAGGCGAGCGTGCACGCGGGCCTGGAGCAGGTCCGCGCCGCCTACCGCCGCCTCGTCCGGGCCGAGACCGCCGAGCGCGAGCGCCTCGCCCGCGACCTGCACGACGGCGCGCAGCAGCGGCTCCTCGCGCTCGGCGCGATGCTCGGCACGCTGGAGGCCGTCACGGGCGACCCGGTGGTGAAGGAGCACGCGCGGACGTGCCGCGAGCAGCTGGTGGCGGCCCTCGCCGAGCTGCGCGAGCTGGCCCGCGAGGTGCGGCCCGCGCTGCTGGTCCAGGACGGCATCGGGCCGGCGCTGGAGGTCGTCGCCGAGCGGGTCGGCGTGCGCGTCGAGCTGGACGTCACGACGCGCCGGTTCTCCCGGGAGGTCGAGTCCACGCTTTACTCCGTGCTGTGCGAGACGCTGTCGTACGCTGTGGACCGCGCGCACGCGACGCGGGTGCACGTCCGGGTGGACCACGCGGACGGCCGGGTGGCCGCGGAGCTGGTCTGCGACGGCGGCGGGCCCGGCGATCCCGCCGCCGACCTCGCCGGGCTGTCCGGCCGGATCGGGGCGCTGCGCGGCGCGGTGGAAGTCGGCGGCGGCCCCGGCGAGGGCACGACGGTGAGGATGGACGTGCCATGCGAGTAG
- a CDS encoding response regulator transcription factor: MRVAVAEDSGIFRQALVTLLTTVGIEVVASAGSGEELLARVAGDPPDVVIVDLHMPPTFTNEGVVAARRLLERHPGIGVLVLSAFNETPQAMELFRDQPRGVGYLLKDHVTDVDSLRSALERVMRGEVVIDPDVVSRLVEARHREAELSRLSGREREVLALMAEGHSNAGIGKRLHLSARTVEDHVRAIFTKLKIASSGGAPGPQDSNKRVLAVLTWLRTAETR, translated from the coding sequence ATGCGAGTAGCCGTGGCGGAGGACAGCGGGATCTTCCGGCAGGCGCTGGTCACCCTGCTCACCACGGTCGGCATCGAGGTGGTGGCGTCGGCGGGCTCCGGCGAGGAGCTGCTCGCCCGCGTCGCCGGCGACCCGCCCGACGTGGTGATCGTCGACCTGCACATGCCGCCGACGTTCACCAACGAGGGGGTCGTCGCGGCCCGCCGGCTGCTGGAGCGCCACCCCGGCATCGGCGTCCTCGTGCTGTCGGCGTTCAACGAGACCCCGCAGGCGATGGAGCTGTTCCGCGACCAGCCGCGCGGCGTCGGCTACCTGCTGAAGGACCACGTCACCGACGTCGACAGCCTGCGCTCGGCACTGGAGCGGGTGATGCGCGGCGAGGTCGTCATCGACCCGGACGTGGTGAGCCGGCTCGTCGAGGCCCGGCACCGCGAGGCGGAGCTGTCCCGGCTGTCGGGCCGGGAGCGGGAGGTCCTGGCGCTGATGGCGGAGGGGCACTCCAACGCGGGGATCGGCAAGCGGCTGCACCTGTCCGCGCGGACCGTGGAGGACCATGTCCGGGCGATCTTCACCAAGCTGAAGATCGCCTCGTCGGGCGGGGCGCCCGGCCCGCAGGACAGCAACAAGCGGGTGCTGGCCGTCCTCACCTGGCTGCGGACCGCGGAGACCCGCTGA
- a CDS encoding LacI family DNA-binding transcriptional regulator — MTLTHPEDPALPDRPPTLAHVAELAGVSPATASRVLNGSARVSRTARLQVEAAVERLGYVRRRGGSPDRESSGTIAAVVCEDACRVLGDPYFARLLWGVRRELDGRAPLVVLMAGRPDEWRATTGYLRGGRAEGVLLVGARRDQVAPLVQAAAGAPVVLAGRPLDEVALPYVDVDNRGGAHAAVRHLLTTGRRRIGTIAGPADTGAAVDRLAGYRLAAREAGMGVNGLVCQGDFGRLSGERAMRRLLERRPDVDAVLAASDQMAVGALSALRRAGRRVPDDVAVVGFDDAPVARQVRPRLTTVRQPAEDLGARLARELRACTGGRPNTERRVVLRTKLIIRESG; from the coding sequence GTGACCCTCACCCACCCCGAAGACCCCGCTCTTCCCGACCGGCCCCCGACCCTCGCCCACGTCGCCGAGCTCGCCGGCGTCTCGCCCGCGACCGCCTCCCGCGTGCTCAACGGCTCGGCCCGGGTCAGCCGGACGGCCCGCCTCCAGGTGGAGGCGGCCGTCGAGCGGCTCGGCTACGTCCGCCGCCGCGGCGGCTCCCCCGACCGGGAGTCCTCGGGCACGATCGCGGCCGTCGTGTGCGAGGACGCCTGCCGCGTCCTCGGCGACCCCTACTTCGCGCGCCTGCTGTGGGGCGTGCGGCGCGAGCTGGACGGCCGCGCGCCGCTCGTCGTGCTCATGGCCGGCCGGCCGGACGAGTGGCGCGCCACCACCGGCTACCTGCGCGGCGGCCGGGCCGAGGGCGTGCTGCTCGTCGGCGCCCGCCGCGACCAGGTCGCCCCGCTGGTGCAGGCCGCGGCCGGCGCCCCGGTGGTGCTGGCCGGGCGCCCCCTCGACGAGGTGGCACTGCCCTACGTCGACGTCGACAACCGCGGCGGCGCGCACGCCGCCGTCCGGCACCTGCTCACCACCGGCCGCCGCCGCATCGGCACGATCGCCGGGCCCGCCGACACGGGCGCGGCCGTCGACCGGCTGGCCGGCTACCGGCTCGCCGCCCGGGAGGCCGGGATGGGCGTCAACGGGCTGGTCTGCCAGGGCGACTTCGGCCGGCTGTCCGGCGAGCGCGCGATGCGCCGGCTGCTGGAGCGGCGGCCGGACGTCGACGCCGTGCTCGCCGCGTCCGACCAGATGGCGGTCGGCGCGCTCAGCGCGCTGCGCCGGGCCGGCCGGCGGGTGCCCGACGACGTCGCGGTCGTCGGCTTCGACGACGCGCCCGTCGCCCGGCAGGTGCGGCCCCGGCTCACCACCGTCCGGCAGCCCGCCGAGGACCTCGGCGCCCGGCTCGCGCGCGAGCTGCGCGCCTGCACCGGCGGCCGGCCGAACACCGAGCGCCGCGTGGTGCTGCGCACCAAGTTGATCATCCGGGAGTCCGGCTGA
- a CDS encoding glycoside hydrolase family 48 protein, producing MRRRQRWRAFTAVGATLTLLCSGLGVLAPAHAAAAACKVVYKKNDWGSGFTTSIDITNQGDALSGWTLKYSYAGNQKLAGGWSGKWSQSGQDVTVQNESWNGSLASGATVSVGAQFTYSGTNTDPASFTLNGTPCNGSTSAPKVALTSPSAGATYSVGAAVPLAATATAGTGATVAKVEFFDQDGSLGAADTTAPYSLDWTPSAAGDYSLYAEVTDSAGGTAESAPVGITVAAEASVVAAPATLTIAQGSTATYAVKLSEAPSSNVSVTTARTAGNSGLSVTGGGTLTFTPQNWSAAQNVTITADDSGTGQATFTSSAAGYAAATVTATEVATGGDTYTQRFLDQYNKIKDPANGYFSPEGIPYHSVETFMVEAPDHGHETTSEAYSYLIWLEAMYGKVTQNWDPFNASWALMEKYMIPTHADQPTNSFYNAAKPATYAAEHPEVSDYPSPIDGSVPVGQDPIASELKSAYGTDDIYGMHWLQDVDNVYGYGNTPGGGCEEGPGADGPSYINTYQRGAQESVFETVPQPTCDKFAFGGTNGYLDLFIKDSSYAEQWKFTDAPDADARAIQAAYWANTWAEDQGKAGDVSATVAKAGKMGDYLRYSFFDKYFKKIGDCHSATSCPAGTGKDSEHYLLSWYYAWGGATDTSAGWAWRIGDGASHFGYQNPLAAYALVNDAALAPKGATAKADWEKSLTRQLQLYTWLQSAEGAIAGGVTNSWEGSYSTPPTGLTEFFGMAYDWQPVYHDPPSNQWFGFQAWSMERVAEYYQVTGDANAKAILDKWVSWALSQTTVDPSTGSIKIPSTLKWTGQPDANWSSASGMPPANTGLHVTVQDYTSDVGVAAAYAKTLTYYAAKSGDADAKQAAKDLLDAMWKHTDAKGVSVPETRADYNRLTDPVYVPSGWTGTMPNGDPVNSNSTFISIRSFYKSDPDYQRVMAYANGETSTAPTFTYHRFWAQADIALAMADYGRLFNE from the coding sequence GTGAGAAGACGGCAACGATGGCGCGCGTTCACGGCCGTGGGCGCGACGCTGACCCTGCTTTGCAGCGGCTTAGGCGTGCTGGCACCGGCGCACGCCGCGGCGGCCGCGTGCAAGGTCGTCTACAAGAAGAACGACTGGGGCAGCGGTTTCACGACCAGCATCGACATCACCAACCAGGGCGACGCGCTGAGCGGCTGGACGCTGAAGTACTCCTACGCGGGGAACCAGAAGCTGGCCGGCGGGTGGTCGGGCAAGTGGTCGCAGTCCGGCCAGGACGTCACCGTCCAGAACGAGAGCTGGAACGGGTCGCTGGCGTCCGGCGCGACCGTGAGCGTCGGCGCGCAGTTCACCTACAGCGGGACCAACACCGACCCGGCGTCGTTCACGCTCAACGGGACGCCCTGCAACGGCAGCACGTCCGCCCCGAAGGTGGCGCTGACCAGCCCGTCCGCCGGGGCCACCTACTCGGTGGGCGCCGCGGTGCCGCTCGCGGCGACCGCCACCGCCGGCACCGGCGCGACCGTCGCCAAGGTCGAGTTCTTCGACCAGGACGGCTCGCTCGGCGCCGCCGACACCACCGCCCCCTACTCGCTGGACTGGACGCCCTCCGCCGCCGGCGACTACTCGCTCTACGCCGAGGTGACCGACAGCGCCGGCGGCACGGCCGAGTCCGCGCCGGTCGGCATCACGGTCGCGGCCGAGGCGAGCGTCGTGGCCGCCCCGGCGACGCTGACCATCGCGCAGGGCTCCACGGCCACCTACGCGGTGAAGCTGTCGGAGGCGCCGTCCTCGAACGTCAGCGTCACGACCGCCCGCACCGCGGGCAACAGCGGCCTGTCGGTGACCGGCGGCGGCACGCTCACGTTCACGCCGCAGAACTGGTCCGCCGCGCAGAACGTGACGATCACGGCGGACGACTCCGGCACGGGCCAGGCGACGTTCACCTCGTCCGCGGCCGGCTACGCGGCGGCCACGGTCACCGCGACCGAGGTGGCCACCGGCGGCGACACCTACACCCAGCGGTTCCTCGACCAGTACAACAAGATCAAGGACCCGGCGAACGGCTACTTCAGCCCCGAGGGCATCCCGTACCACTCGGTGGAGACCTTCATGGTCGAGGCGCCCGACCACGGGCACGAGACCACGTCCGAGGCCTACAGCTACCTCATCTGGCTGGAGGCCATGTACGGCAAGGTCACGCAGAACTGGGACCCCTTCAACGCCTCGTGGGCGCTGATGGAGAAGTACATGATCCCGACCCACGCGGACCAGCCGACGAACTCCTTCTACAACGCCGCCAAGCCCGCCACCTACGCCGCCGAGCACCCCGAGGTCAGCGACTACCCGTCGCCGATCGACGGCAGCGTCCCGGTCGGGCAGGACCCGATCGCGAGCGAGCTGAAGTCCGCCTACGGCACCGACGACATCTACGGCATGCACTGGCTGCAGGACGTCGACAACGTGTACGGCTACGGCAACACGCCGGGCGGCGGCTGCGAGGAGGGCCCGGGCGCAGACGGCCCGTCCTACATCAACACCTACCAGCGCGGCGCCCAGGAGTCGGTGTTCGAGACCGTCCCGCAGCCGACGTGCGACAAGTTCGCGTTCGGCGGCACCAACGGCTACCTCGACCTGTTCATCAAGGACTCGTCCTACGCCGAGCAGTGGAAGTTCACCGACGCCCCGGACGCCGACGCGCGCGCCATCCAGGCCGCGTACTGGGCGAACACCTGGGCGGAGGACCAGGGCAAGGCCGGCGACGTCTCCGCCACCGTGGCCAAGGCCGGCAAGATGGGCGACTACCTGCGCTACTCGTTCTTCGACAAGTACTTCAAGAAGATCGGCGACTGCCACTCCGCCACGTCCTGCCCGGCCGGAACGGGCAAGGACAGCGAGCACTACCTGCTGTCCTGGTACTACGCCTGGGGCGGCGCCACCGACACGAGCGCCGGCTGGGCCTGGCGCATCGGCGACGGCGCCTCGCACTTCGGCTACCAGAACCCCCTGGCCGCCTACGCGCTGGTGAACGACGCAGCGCTCGCCCCCAAGGGCGCCACGGCCAAGGCCGACTGGGAGAAGAGCCTCACCCGGCAGCTGCAGCTCTACACGTGGCTGCAGTCCGCCGAGGGCGCGATCGCCGGCGGCGTCACCAACAGCTGGGAGGGCAGCTACAGCACCCCGCCGACCGGCCTCACCGAGTTCTTCGGCATGGCCTACGACTGGCAGCCCGTCTACCACGACCCGCCGAGCAACCAGTGGTTCGGCTTCCAGGCGTGGTCGATGGAGCGCGTCGCCGAGTACTACCAGGTCACCGGTGACGCGAACGCCAAGGCGATCCTCGACAAGTGGGTCTCCTGGGCGCTGTCGCAGACGACCGTCGACCCGTCCACGGGCAGCATCAAGATCCCGTCCACGCTCAAGTGGACCGGGCAGCCGGACGCGAACTGGTCGTCGGCCAGCGGCATGCCGCCGGCCAACACCGGCCTGCACGTCACCGTGCAGGACTACACCAGCGACGTCGGCGTGGCCGCCGCGTACGCCAAGACCCTGACGTACTACGCCGCCAAGTCCGGCGACGCCGACGCCAAGCAGGCCGCCAAGGACCTGCTCGACGCCATGTGGAAGCACACCGACGCCAAGGGCGTGTCGGTGCCGGAGACCCGGGCCGACTACAACCGCCTCACCGACCCGGTCTACGTCCCGTCCGGCTGGACGGGCACCATGCCGAACGGCGACCCGGTCAACTCCAACTCGACCTTCATCTCCATCCGTTCCTTCTACAAGAGCGACCCCGACTACCAGCGCGTCATGGCCTACGCCAACGGCGAGACCTCCACCGCGCCGACGTTCACCTACCACCGCTTCTGGGCTCAGGCGGACATCGCCTTGGCCATGGCCGACTACGGCCGCCTCTTCAACGAGTGA
- the dinB gene encoding DNA polymerase IV, which produces MSGRASILHADLDAFYASVEQRDDPALRGRPVIVGTGVVLAASYEAKAHGVRTAMSGGQARRLCPRAVVVPPRMSAYSAASKAVFALFRATTPLVEGLSIDEAFLDADGLRRDPAEVAARLRREVAEEVGLPITVGVARTKFLAKVASGVAKPDGLLVVPPDGELEFLRPLPVRRLWGVGPATAAKLAGYGAATVGDVADMPESALVALLGPGAGRHLRALALNRDPRPVRTGVRRRSMGAQRALGRRRRSPAELDAMLVGLADRLGGRLRKARRVCRTVTLRLRFGDYARATRSHTLAQATAETPAILAAARGLLAAAAPLVESRGLTLIGVSLGNLHDDRAVQLALPFDQAMAVDGAVDGVRERFGSSAITRAVLLNRDQGVQVPLLPD; this is translated from the coding sequence GTGTCCGGCCGCGCCTCGATCCTGCATGCCGACCTGGACGCGTTCTACGCGTCGGTCGAGCAGCGCGACGATCCGGCCCTGCGCGGGCGGCCGGTCATCGTCGGGACGGGCGTGGTGCTGGCCGCCAGTTACGAGGCCAAGGCGCACGGCGTGCGGACGGCGATGAGCGGCGGGCAGGCGCGGCGGCTCTGCCCCCGCGCGGTCGTGGTGCCGCCGCGGATGAGCGCCTACAGCGCGGCGAGCAAGGCGGTGTTCGCCCTCTTCCGGGCCACCACGCCGCTCGTCGAGGGGCTGTCGATCGACGAGGCGTTCCTCGACGCGGACGGGCTGCGCCGCGACCCCGCCGAGGTGGCCGCCCGGCTGCGGCGGGAGGTCGCCGAGGAGGTCGGGCTGCCGATCACGGTCGGGGTCGCCCGCACCAAGTTCCTCGCCAAGGTCGCCAGCGGCGTCGCCAAGCCCGACGGGCTGCTGGTGGTGCCGCCGGACGGCGAACTGGAGTTCCTGCGCCCGCTCCCGGTGCGCCGGCTGTGGGGCGTCGGCCCGGCGACCGCCGCCAAGCTGGCCGGGTACGGGGCGGCCACCGTGGGCGACGTGGCGGACATGCCCGAGTCCGCGTTGGTGGCGCTGCTCGGCCCGGGCGCGGGGCGGCACCTGCGCGCGCTGGCGCTCAACCGCGACCCCCGGCCGGTGCGGACGGGCGTGCGCCGCCGGTCCATGGGCGCGCAGCGCGCCCTCGGGCGGCGCCGCCGGTCGCCCGCGGAACTGGACGCCATGCTCGTCGGACTCGCCGACCGGCTCGGCGGGCGGCTGCGCAAGGCCCGGCGCGTCTGCCGGACCGTCACCCTCCGGCTGCGGTTCGGCGACTACGCCCGCGCCACCCGCTCGCACACGCTGGCGCAGGCGACCGCCGAGACCCCCGCGATCCTTGCGGCGGCGCGGGGGCTGCTCGCCGCCGCGGCGCCGCTGGTCGAGAGCCGGGGGCTGACCCTGATCGGCGTCTCGCTCGGGAACCTGCACGACGACCGGGCCGTCCAGCTCGCGCTGCCGTTCGACCAGGCCATGGCCGTGGACGGCGCGGTGGACGGCGTCCGGGAGCGGTTCGGCTCGTCCGCCATCACCCGCGCCGTGCTGCTGAACCGCGACCAGGGCGTGCAGGTCCCGCTGCTGCCCGACTAG
- a CDS encoding ATP-binding protein — MRAVPRWPLWLGARVRRAAGAGTVIAAAALACGWPYWRGHPVPAAVTLACCGGFAAAGGLLAAGRLGRRTGAAFVFAAAAWAVTWSAAWNGGAAPLVSVFAQSVFFVAIGVGVVIYPGRRPAGAAARLWTAAAVLVMVGGQALLCAVSRPEWNGFAASAVWPSVRPDEEVFRCAQRAVTVAMVALAGALVVILLARLPRTGRLDRAFTVPVAAAVTVGVSAALAVQGALLGTAVTLDDVLGVYFLQGFCATTLPIVFLFAALRARLAELTVAERMHRLTAPVSVEKVRDALRGVLGDAALDLWLWADGGYVGVDGRRPGAPHGPGPGRWRHEVRTSGGEPLATVDLAAALRDHGPLVEAALTAGGRALETVRLQAAARAALERARDARERLVRVQAAERERLAADLQRSARARLRALEETLARLEGAAADPAAREQARGCRRELAEAVAELDGLARGVHPAILADAGLAPAMELVAARAAVPVRLDLPAARFPQEIETTLYFALCEALANAVKHARADAVEMTVRAAGGGVVAEVRDDGAGGAAPAPHGGLAGLTDRVRALRGEVALDSPPGAGTTLTITLPLPG, encoded by the coding sequence GTGAGGGCCGTCCCCCGCTGGCCGCTGTGGCTGGGCGCGCGGGTCCGCCGCGCCGCGGGCGCGGGCACCGTGATCGCGGCGGCCGCGCTGGCCTGCGGCTGGCCGTACTGGCGCGGGCATCCCGTCCCGGCCGCGGTCACGCTGGCGTGCTGCGGCGGCTTCGCCGCGGCGGGCGGCCTGCTGGCCGCCGGCCGGCTCGGGCGCCGCACCGGCGCGGCGTTCGTGTTCGCCGCCGCCGCGTGGGCCGTGACCTGGTCGGCGGCCTGGAACGGCGGGGCGGCGCCGCTGGTGTCGGTGTTCGCGCAATCGGTGTTCTTCGTCGCGATCGGCGTCGGCGTCGTCATCTACCCGGGCCGCCGCCCCGCGGGCGCCGCCGCCCGGCTGTGGACGGCCGCGGCCGTGCTGGTCATGGTCGGCGGGCAGGCGCTGCTGTGCGCGGTGTCGCGGCCCGAGTGGAACGGCTTCGCCGCCTCCGCGGTGTGGCCTTCGGTGCGTCCCGACGAGGAGGTGTTCCGCTGCGCGCAGCGCGCGGTGACGGTCGCGATGGTCGCGCTCGCCGGGGCGCTGGTGGTCATCCTCCTCGCGCGGCTGCCGCGGACCGGGCGGCTGGACCGGGCGTTCACCGTCCCGGTCGCGGCGGCCGTGACGGTCGGCGTCAGCGCGGCCCTGGCCGTCCAGGGGGCCCTGCTCGGCACCGCGGTCACGCTCGACGACGTCCTCGGCGTCTACTTCCTGCAGGGGTTCTGCGCCACGACGCTGCCGATCGTCTTCCTGTTCGCCGCGCTGCGCGCCCGGCTGGCGGAGCTGACCGTCGCCGAGCGGATGCACCGCCTCACCGCGCCCGTCTCGGTGGAGAAGGTCCGCGACGCCCTGCGCGGCGTCCTCGGCGACGCCGCCCTGGACCTGTGGCTGTGGGCCGACGGCGGCTACGTCGGCGTGGACGGGCGGCGGCCGGGCGCGCCGCACGGCCCGGGCCCGGGGCGCTGGCGGCACGAGGTCCGCACCTCGGGCGGGGAGCCGCTCGCCACCGTCGACCTCGCCGCCGCGCTCCGCGACCACGGGCCGCTCGTCGAGGCGGCGCTGACGGCCGGCGGCCGGGCGCTGGAGACCGTCCGGCTGCAGGCCGCCGCGCGCGCCGCCCTCGAACGGGCCCGCGACGCGCGCGAGCGCCTCGTGCGGGTCCAGGCCGCCGAGCGCGAGCGGCTCGCCGCGGACCTGCAGCGCAGCGCCCGCGCCCGGCTCCGCGCACTGGAGGAGACCCTCGCCCGGCTGGAGGGTGCCGCCGCGGACCCGGCGGCCCGCGAGCAGGCCCGGGGCTGCCGCCGCGAGCTCGCCGAGGCCGTCGCCGAGCTGGACGGCCTGGCCCGCGGCGTGCACCCGGCGATCCTGGCCGACGCCGGGCTGGCCCCCGCCATGGAGCTGGTGGCCGCCCGCGCCGCCGTGCCCGTCCGGCTCGACCTGCCGGCCGCCCGGTTCCCGCAGGAGATCGAGACGACCCTCTACTTCGCCCTCTGCGAGGCCCTCGCGAACGCGGTGAAGCACGCGCGGGCGGACGCGGTGGAGATGACGGTCCGCGCCGCCGGCGGCGGGGTGGTGGCCGAGGTCCGCGACGACGGCGCGGGCGGCGCGGCCCCGGCCCCGCACGGCGGCCTCGCCGGCCTGACCGACCGCGTCCGCGCCCTGCGCGGCGAGGTCGCGCTGGACAGCCCGCCGGGCGCCGGCACCACCCTGACGATCACCCTCCCGCTGCCGGGCTAG
- a CDS encoding SAM-dependent methyltransferase: MADERWTPADVDLVTPNTARIYDYLLGGKDNYAADREVAEQLLAVIPEARAAARENHAFIGRAVRYLAREGVRQFIDIGSKLPARGNVHEVAAQVAPDSTVVFADGDPVVLAHARALLARTRRAAFVPCDPKRPEAVADDPEVRALIDFERPVAVVLDRVLHFIPDAAEAAAALRRLHDALAPGSHLVFTHITQEPEPESGGDVGRVFKPTSGHFWGRGRAEILEIVSCFDLVEPGLTFTPLWRPDGPGSAHPERAFTLAGVGRRR, from the coding sequence ATGGCCGATGAGAGGTGGACTCCCGCCGACGTGGATCTGGTCACGCCGAACACGGCGCGGATCTACGACTACCTGCTCGGCGGCAAGGACAATTACGCGGCGGACCGGGAGGTGGCCGAGCAGTTGCTCGCCGTCATCCCGGAGGCGCGGGCCGCGGCGCGGGAGAACCATGCCTTCATCGGCCGCGCGGTGCGGTACCTGGCGCGCGAGGGCGTCCGGCAGTTCATCGACATCGGCAGCAAGCTGCCCGCGCGCGGGAACGTCCACGAGGTCGCCGCGCAGGTCGCGCCCGACTCGACCGTCGTGTTCGCCGACGGCGACCCCGTGGTGCTGGCGCACGCCCGCGCGCTGCTCGCCCGGACGCGGCGGGCCGCGTTCGTCCCGTGCGACCCGAAGCGCCCGGAGGCCGTCGCCGACGACCCCGAGGTCCGCGCGCTCATCGACTTCGAGCGGCCGGTGGCGGTCGTGCTCGACCGCGTTCTGCACTTCATCCCGGACGCGGCCGAGGCCGCCGCCGCGCTGCGGCGCCTGCACGACGCCCTCGCCCCGGGCAGCCACCTGGTCTTCACGCACATCACGCAGGAGCCCGAGCCCGAGTCCGGCGGCGACGTCGGCCGGGTGTTCAAGCCGACCAGCGGCCACTTCTGGGGGCGCGGCCGGGCCGAGATCCTCGAGATCGTCTCGTGCTTCGACCTCGTGGAGCCCGGCCTGACCTTCACCCCGCTGTGGCGCCCCGACGGGCCGGGGAGCGCGCACCCCGAGCGCGCCTTCACCCTGGCGGGCGTGGGCCGGCGCCGCTGA